From Cheilinus undulatus linkage group 15, ASM1832078v1, whole genome shotgun sequence:
ATCGGCCActgggctggttttgtcacacagacctggcaaccctgctgCCAGCACCATGCTTCACCATGGGaatggtttatttatttatttatttcggacaaacaaaatacaaaataaaacaacaataaaataattaaattccAGCGATATAGAATCCCAGAATAATGCCATAAAACCAATAAATAGCCTAAAGCATTTCATGAGTCTGAAAAGGAGTAGGAAGAAGCAAAAGCTTTTCGAGTCCTACTCCCCCTCTTACTCTCCTTTTATAATAACCACAATGTGCTTATATTACTTTTTACCCCAAACCCCCCTAACCCACCCACCTTCTCATTAATTCACTCACTCACCCATCCTCCCATTCACTCTGAAGCGTAGTGAAGgcaacagagacaaacatgatACCACATGTGTATCTCAATCCCCAAGTCTAACACGGTGCTCTCTTTGTTGATGTTGCCTTTGTGTTGAACACATCTTTTTGACTGATGGTCAGAAAGTTCAGTTGTGGCTCATTAGACCACACATTCCCATATGCTTTTGGGAGACttgatgtttgttttggctAGGTTAAATTTAGCCAAGCTTGGATATTTTTCCTCAGAAAAAAACGGGCTCAATCTTGCCAAGCCACTCACTAGCCAGACATATGAAGAATATAAGaataaaagggggaaaattaCATCATAACCAGCATGGTTTGGGCTGCATCATGCTTCTGGGTTCTTTCCCTTCAGCTGGAACTAGGGTTTTACTGAAAGTAGAGTGAACTTTAAACAGTCAGTTTTGACACAAAACCTCAGGTATCTGCTGAAAAGATAAAGAAGAATTTTACCTTACAGTATGACAATGACCCAACATATACAGCCATATATACAACAGAATAGCCTCAGaagaaaaatatatagtttttgGACTGGCCCAGCTAGAGTCAAGGCCTGAATCCTACTGAAAACCAATTGGGTGCACAGGTAAAGCCCGACAGATCTAAGTGCCAGATAGAGATTGGTTACTTTGACTCCTGGCCAAAGACTGttataaaatcaaaagatgCTTTAACAAAGTATAAGTCTATGGGTGAATACTTATtccaaatgtgttttattttcgaTTATATAGTTCTTAAAATGTGGTTGTCCTTTTCAGTTTACTTTGATATGTTATAGGTTacattaaagttagtaaaagtTCTGAAATTATGTATCATGgccttttattttaatttttacaccTCAACAATATGGCGTGTCAACAGGAGTTTGCAGACTTTTACACTTTGTATTCATGTTAGTTATTCCACTTTtaataaacaaagcaaatgactgATTGAAATGCATTTACATTACAAGCCACAAGAGACATTTTACTTTGCAGgcttagtgtttttttttcttataattgtGAGTTTTAGCcacaaaatgggttttaaatgtTAGATCTGGTATAAAAATTTGTACAGCTATCACAGAGCTagatacatttaaaaagtgcattatTATTTTCCCACATCTAAATGACTGGGGCCATGTGATTTGCTGCCAAAAAGTCCAGGCTTaacattttaagtgtttaaaaacCATGAAAAGCAAGCCAAATTTACCCAGCAGTGTCAGATTATGATTTTGCTGTGTGTTTTGTCCTCCTAGGGGAGAGTACAACACCAGAAAACTATGAAAAGCTGCAATTTCATCATTTTGCCACAACCCATTCTTCCCTCTGAAGAAATACTTATCTGACTTCTGCAATACTGCTGTTAGACGTTTTTTATCATGGGATGTAATTTTTTACTGTTCCTCTTAATTTGTCAGGAGGGGAAGCTGCCCAGTGAGTGTTTGAAGGAAGGCCACTGCAAAGCCCTGCAGACGTCATTCTTTGAGTGCAAGAGGTCAATGGTAAGCCAgccaaagacaaagaaaatcaTTGTTGAAAAAAGGAAGTGGAGGGAGAGTTAAAGAAACATGGGGATCTTCCCAGAATGACCAAAAGTGGAACAAAATTTTGGACTTGTAGAAAATTAACcttaagaaatgtttaaaccaccattaatgtgttttttcatttaacagCTGGACACGAGATCAAGATTCAGAGGACGGAAAGGATACTGAGGAAGCAGAACTCTGCCGTGTGGTTGAAAGACTTgtgtaaatttttttaaatgattagaGCAAAGAGTGCCGCTTGCTGATCTATGCAAGTGCAGCTTTACAACATCATCTGGCTGACACGTCTCAAGAAGAAGAGGGAttaaacatgagagaaaaggaCCCACAATACATCAGCAAAAGATGATGCACTGAGGTTATAACAGGAGTCGTCACTGGTTTGAGCTTTTCCTGGATGTGTGAATATGATTTGTGCTTTGAAACACTTGTGATTAAAGAAATGATAAACATAAAACCCTTTGTATTACATTTAATGAGGTGCCATTAAAGTACAAAAAACATCAGGACATTTCTCAGATAAAAACGGTTTCTGTTATACAGTTGAGAAATGCATGTGCAGTATGAGGTCTGTCACTGGTATTTATATCACAGTGTCAAAGTTAGTCTTTATTTCTACTATTTCCTGTCAGTTACTTCACTTTTTTGTCTTATGTAAAAAACAAATGGGAAAATGATTCTGTAGGATTAAAGAACCACAAATATTCAGCCAAAAACAATAGATGGTACAGTACAAAGTTGCTATATTGCATCTCTTCAGCATGTTCTGTTATTTTAAAGCAGCCATCATCATCTCCTCAAACTTCTTCATATCTACCTTCTTCATGATGAAAGCCTTTTTTGTGGTCTTCTTTATGAACCCCACAGTATCTACTATCATCATGCCTCGGGTATGAGTGCCTGTCAGCTCCACGCTGACCGGATACTCGTCGCTCTCCAGGATGAACGAATCATCCACAGCAGCTGCCATGGCATACGAGTCACAGGAAACAAAACCAGAGCCAGCGACAAACTCTTTCTCGATTTTCTCGCTTTGTGAAGCCTTGATGCTGTGGCGGAAGATCCTTTCCATAAAGCGAGCTTTGACGGTGTTCTGAGCTAACCAGGCATCGCAAAAGTCCTGTCAAGGCAAAGATGCATGCACACAAAACTCACAGTAAAGACACATGAACAAAGCAGGAGCAATTAACATTTCCTATTTAAGATTTTTACAGGCAGAAATTTTTTGTGTTAGCAATGCAACCTTAATTAAGGAAGAGAAGATTATTTTTCTACAGTGccttgaaaaagtatttgccccctttctgattcctgattttgttccatatttatcacacatatttctgatcatcaaaccttcacaaaagttcaacttttgtcttgtcagtcaaCAGaaaatttctccaaaagtcttggggatcatcaagatgtttcttggcaaatgtgaggcaagcctttgtgttctttttttttgtcagcagtggttttggccatgatgccatttttgccccatgtctttcttatggttgagtcatgaacagtACTTTGAAAGGATgtcattttgggttttttttgtgacctcctggatccactcttggagtcattttggttggccgaccactcctgggaaggacCACCACTGTTTCCAGTCTTGTCCATTTgcggataatggctctgactgtggatcgctggagtcccaaagccctGGAAATGGCTTTGTTACCTTTTCCAGACGGATAGATTTCAGTCAcgttgtttctcatttgttcttgaatttgttcggattttttctttttgagatcttgtagcctacttcactttgtctgacagcttctatttaagtgatttcttgattcaacaaatctggcagtaataAGGCCTGGGTGTAGCCAGTGAAACTGAattcagctttccaagaactgtggttaatcacagtgaactcatgatttaacaaggggagGGGgcttactttttcacatagggccagatatgttttgatttttttccccttaataaataaaatcatcatttagaaactgcattttgtatttacttgggttgtctttgtgagatattaaaattggtttgatgatccaaaacatttatgtgtgataaaaatgcaaaaaaaatcaggaatcagaaaaggggcatatactttttcacagcactgtacatgcAGTGTTGTattcagcttttttctttttttgacacaaataaaagtaataaatagacaaaaaagcCTTCCAGTAAAACTGATTCATCAGACAATATATGGATGTATTAAGACATAATCTCTATGGGTGTCTACACCTTAAGACAAGTTCAAACTAAAGGTGGGATGTCAGGAGGCAGATCATGATGTAAAAAAGACAACTTAAAATTGGTGGGTGAACCACGATCCCCTGATGACTTTGCCTTTTTATCAATGCTATGTGTAGTACAACATATTTGCTGTATGGCTAAAGAGCAGAGAACATAATGAAGCTGCCTCTTTACATCCCCAAAGACCACGCCTGTCACTTGCTTACtgatttttcctcaatatttcctgctgcattcaCACATCATCTCAATCCAACTTCACGCTGGAATGTTCCTAGAGGCTGGCAGGAAAACTTGCACATGAAGATGGGGTGAAGCATTCAGCCATTTACACTCACACATGTAAGTTACCCCATAAATCTAAGAATACTTGTGAAAGCACCatctgtgttaaaatgtgtaaGTGGAGGCCTTACCCAGGACAGTTTGCTGTGGCAGGTGAACTCCCAGCAGGCCAGGTAAGTGGGACAATTGTACTCGTTCAGCACAATGTACGCGGCTTCTGGGTCAGCAGCAAAATTGAACTCAGCACACACAGTGGTGTTTCCTCGAGCTGaaggggcaaaaagcagaatcTTACTGAACACCTGGATTCAATAAGGACAGTAGGGTTGACACAATACTAGAATTTAAAGTCTTTATGCAGTCTGGACAATGTCATCTCCTCTGATCTTTATCTGTTATTAAAAGACATGAATGTAACTTCTACATCTTTATGAGCtgataaaaggacaaaaaaggactgaaattctAAAGCTATGATAATGTTCTGAACTTTTTGATACAATTAAAGGTCAAGAGAGTGGATA
This genomic window contains:
- the LOC121522173 gene encoding cytochrome c oxidase assembly factor 5; the encoded protein is MPKYYEDKEEDYRACAGIREDFKACLLQHDCVVKEGKLPSECLKEGHCKALQTSFFECKRSMLDTRSRFRGRKGY
- the si:dkey-4e7.3 gene encoding inosine-uridine preferring nucleoside hydrolase isoform X2, which translates into the protein MRKVLADVDCGTDDAQAIMLALAAPNVELLGVTCVHGNTTVENVCKNTLRVLQACNKLEIPVFKGAAKPILGNTISAGHFHGLDGLGDAPDPNAPSLDLVQKEGAVSAMIRIINENPGEVALVATAPLTNLALAVKLDPSLPSKLRGLYIMGGNTESRGNTTVCAEFNFAADPEAAYIVLNEYNCPTYLACWEFTCHSKLSWDFCDAWLAQNTVKARFMERIFRHSIKASQSEKIEKEFVAGSGFVSCDSYAMAAAVDDSFILESDEYPVSVELTGTHTRGMMIVDTVGFIKKTTKKAFIMKKVDMKKFEEMMMAALK